One Glutamicibacter halophytocola DNA segment encodes these proteins:
- a CDS encoding Dps family protein, with product MTDIKKTTAKKTTKENAEHGFVASESLRDALQLVLIQLLDLQLVGKQIHWNVVGPNFRDLHQNLDEVVGIARKGSDEIAERMRALHATPDGLASTITKYTKLEQPVTGEILTKDAVDMVVKAVQTTVGVIRDVHDPVDEEDPTTADILHQYIADLEQQTWFISAETRRP from the coding sequence GTGACGGACATCAAGAAGACCACCGCGAAGAAAACGACGAAAGAAAACGCAGAGCACGGATTTGTGGCTTCCGAGTCACTCCGAGATGCCCTGCAATTAGTGCTCATCCAGCTATTGGACCTCCAGTTGGTAGGCAAGCAGATTCATTGGAATGTCGTAGGTCCGAATTTTCGAGATCTGCACCAGAACTTGGACGAGGTCGTCGGCATTGCCCGCAAGGGGTCTGACGAAATTGCCGAACGCATGCGCGCATTGCACGCTACTCCAGACGGGCTAGCTTCCACGATCACCAAGTACACAAAATTGGAGCAACCTGTCACTGGGGAAATTCTGACCAAGGACGCTGTCGACATGGTTGTGAAAGCGGTTCAGACCACCGTAGGCGTCATCCGCGACGTGCATGATCCGGTCGATGAAGAAGATCCCACAACGGCTGACATCTTGCATCAGTATATTGCTGACCTTGAGCAACAGACATGGTTCATCAGTGCTGAAACCCGTCGTCCGTAG
- a CDS encoding DUF3060 domain-containing protein, with protein MSIEPSNDGQSPSSSPTTAPAENTPPIEGTVTPSAKNPDGEATGSGTVPKETGGDSFSQAFEIIEAKAIEKKCTGKMTLDSDGEMVKLIGNCQQVEITGTGNMVVGGRIKDLSISGNGNIVAVNNIEDVGASGVGNLVAWRNDNASAHDSGQSNRLGPDALSGVDLGY; from the coding sequence GTGAGTATTGAACCCTCGAATGATGGGCAGAGTCCGTCAAGTTCACCCACGACTGCGCCCGCCGAAAACACTCCACCCATTGAGGGGACTGTCACCCCGAGCGCCAAGAATCCTGATGGTGAAGCAACAGGCAGTGGCACAGTTCCGAAGGAGACTGGTGGGGATTCCTTCTCTCAGGCCTTCGAAATCATAGAAGCCAAAGCCATCGAGAAAAAGTGCACCGGAAAAATGACTCTCGACTCGGATGGCGAGATGGTCAAGCTCATCGGCAATTGCCAACAGGTGGAAATCACAGGCACTGGAAACATGGTCGTCGGCGGCCGCATTAAGGATCTGTCCATATCCGGAAACGGCAATATCGTGGCAGTGAATAATATTGAGGACGTCGGTGCCAGCGGGGTTGGCAACTTGGTAGCGTGGCGGAACGACAACGCTTCAGCCCACGACTCCGGCCAGTCGAACCGTCTTGGCCCGGATGCCCTTTCCGGCGTGGATCTAGGCTACTGA
- the hutH gene encoding histidine ammonia-lyase: MASAPQITLGLSGTTADDVIAVARHEAHISISPQVLEELASVRAHIDALASADTPVYGISTGFGALATRHIAPEDRAKLQRSLIRSHAAGMGEPVEREVVRALMFLRAKTLASGRTGVRPVVLETMVGMLNAGITPVVREYGSLGCSGDLAPLSHCALVLMGEGEATDAHGNIRPVPELFAEAGLTPVELAEKEGLALVNGTDGMLGQLIMALADLDELLDIADATAAMSVEAQLGTDQVFRAELHEPLRPHPGQGRSAQNMFAFLADSPIVASHREGDGRVQDAYSLRCSPQVTGAARDTIAHARLVATRELAAAIDNPVVLPSGEVTSNGNFHGAPVAYVLDFLAIAVADLGSIAERRTDRMLDPARSRDLPAFLADDPGVDSGMMIAQYTQAGLVAENKRLAVPASVDSIPSSAMQEDHVSLGWHAARKLRTSVANLRRILAVEMLIAGRALDLRAPLKPGPATGAVLEVLRSKVAGPGQDRFLSAELEAAYDLLANGSVHKALEAHLPA; the protein is encoded by the coding sequence ATGGCTTCCGCTCCTCAAATAACACTTGGCCTAAGTGGCACGACCGCAGACGACGTTATCGCTGTTGCCCGCCACGAAGCCCACATCAGCATTTCTCCGCAAGTACTTGAGGAACTGGCTTCCGTCCGAGCACATATCGATGCACTGGCATCCGCTGATACCCCGGTTTATGGCATTTCAACCGGCTTTGGCGCGTTGGCTACCCGCCACATCGCACCCGAGGATCGCGCCAAGCTGCAGCGCTCCCTCATCCGTTCCCACGCTGCTGGCATGGGTGAGCCGGTAGAGCGCGAAGTGGTCCGCGCATTGATGTTCTTGCGTGCAAAGACCTTGGCTTCCGGCCGCACGGGCGTTCGCCCGGTCGTCCTTGAGACCATGGTCGGCATGCTCAATGCAGGCATCACTCCGGTAGTCCGCGAATATGGTTCACTGGGCTGCTCCGGTGACTTGGCTCCGCTGTCGCACTGCGCATTGGTGCTGATGGGCGAGGGCGAAGCCACCGATGCCCACGGCAACATCCGCCCGGTACCGGAACTGTTCGCCGAGGCCGGATTGACCCCTGTCGAACTGGCAGAAAAGGAAGGCCTGGCTCTGGTCAACGGCACCGACGGCATGCTCGGCCAGCTGATCATGGCATTGGCGGACCTCGATGAGCTGCTGGACATCGCCGATGCCACCGCCGCCATGAGCGTTGAAGCCCAGCTGGGCACCGATCAGGTATTCCGCGCAGAACTGCACGAACCACTGCGCCCGCACCCAGGCCAGGGCCGCAGCGCCCAGAACATGTTCGCCTTCCTGGCCGACTCGCCAATTGTTGCCTCGCATCGCGAGGGAGACGGCCGAGTGCAGGATGCCTACTCGCTGCGTTGCTCGCCGCAGGTCACCGGTGCCGCCCGCGACACCATTGCTCATGCCCGCCTGGTCGCCACCCGCGAGCTGGCTGCTGCCATTGACAACCCTGTGGTGCTGCCCAGCGGCGAAGTGACTTCCAACGGCAACTTCCACGGCGCACCGGTAGCCTACGTGCTGGACTTCCTTGCCATCGCCGTGGCCGACCTCGGCTCCATCGCCGAGCGCCGCACCGACCGCATGCTCGACCCAGCCCGCTCCCGCGACCTGCCGGCATTCCTGGCCGACGATCCGGGTGTGGACTCCGGCATGATGATCGCCCAGTACACCCAGGCCGGCTTGGTGGCAGAAAACAAGCGGCTGGCAGTTCCTGCCAGCGTTGACTCCATCCCATCCTCGGCCATGCAGGAAGACCACGTTTCTCTGGGCTGGCATGCCGCGCGCAAGCTGCGCACCTCGGTAGCGAACCTCCGCCGCATCCTCGCAGTGGAAATGCTGATTGCCGGCCGCGCACTGGACCTGCGTGCCCCATTGAAGCCTGGCCCAGCGACCGGTGCGGTGCTTGAAGTATTGCGCAGCAAGGTTGCAGGACCCGGCCAGGACCGCTTCCTTTCCGCAGAACTGGAAGCAGCCTATGACCTGCTGGCCAATGGCTCGGTGCATAAGGCCCTCGAAGCTCACCTGCCTGCATAA
- the panD gene encoding aspartate 1-decarboxylase, producing MQRTMFKSKIHRATVTQADLHYVGSVTVDSDLLAASDILPGELVSIVDITNGARLETYTIAGEPGSGVIGINGAAAHLVHPGDLVILISYAQMEDAEARSYVPSVVHVDADNRIIHLGDDPAEAVVDGVQTPPFAQLRSS from the coding sequence ATGCAACGCACCATGTTCAAATCCAAGATCCACCGGGCCACTGTAACGCAAGCGGATCTGCACTACGTCGGTTCGGTGACGGTGGACTCCGACCTGCTTGCCGCCTCGGACATCCTGCCCGGTGAACTGGTCAGCATCGTCGACATCACCAATGGCGCCCGCCTGGAAACCTACACCATCGCTGGCGAACCCGGCAGCGGCGTGATCGGCATCAACGGCGCCGCAGCGCACTTGGTCCACCCGGGTGACCTGGTCATTTTGATCAGCTATGCGCAGATGGAGGATGCCGAAGCCCGCAGCTACGTTCCCAGTGTGGTTCACGTTGATGCCGATAACCGCATCATCCACCTGGGCGATGACCCTGCCGAGGCAGTCGTCGACGGCGTGCAGACTCCGCCATTTGCCCAGCTGCGCAGCAGCTAG
- a CDS encoding DUF6328 family protein has protein sequence MNTRSHPDTSDGAAHRQWNELLQEMRVMQTGVQILAAFLVVLPFQARFEMLSRSDETIYIVLLVAATLLILLLITPVAVHRYFFGQRLKEQTVALGHIVLKIVGVGVGLLVSGCVWFVLQVLFGWQLGAWIGGGLVLATLFLLLALPRILLPARARDAG, from the coding sequence ATGAACACACGGTCCCACCCGGATACCAGTGATGGTGCCGCGCATCGGCAGTGGAACGAATTGCTCCAGGAAATGCGGGTCATGCAAACCGGCGTGCAGATTCTCGCTGCGTTCTTGGTGGTGCTGCCGTTTCAGGCGCGCTTCGAGATGCTCAGCCGATCCGATGAAACGATCTACATCGTCTTGTTGGTTGCTGCCACGCTGCTGATTTTGCTGCTGATCACCCCGGTAGCAGTCCACCGATACTTCTTTGGCCAGCGGCTCAAAGAGCAGACGGTGGCCCTTGGGCACATCGTGCTGAAAATAGTGGGCGTCGGCGTTGGCCTGCTGGTCTCGGGTTGTGTGTGGTTTGTCCTGCAGGTGCTGTTCGGCTGGCAGCTTGGCGCGTGGATCGGTGGCGGACTGGTGCTAGCAACCTTGTTCCTGCTCTTGGCATTGCCGCGCATTCTGCTTCCGGCCCGCGCGCGGGACGCTGGCTGA
- a CDS encoding oxygenase MpaB family protein, which produces MSRHVRKTGEPSAFSRVAPEGGLLLGAGRAILMQLAHPQIGEAIAQHSDFASNPLSRLMHTLGYIYALSNGTAEQQRTMIAYVNDAHRSVRGTRNEAEGTPAYSALDPRLQLWVAATLFDSARVIARQVLAGDAAHDEELYQQYLLLGEALQMPKDLWPATIQDFDLYLEQALAALSTTGRTRQLAEDLFAARNAPWWIRACLPLMRDVTIAQLPALVRDQFGYELSKKVHRRNAVAIAAARMASRVLPTAIRHLPMKIMLRHVDRMTPGQH; this is translated from the coding sequence ATGAGCAGGCACGTTCGAAAAACTGGTGAACCGAGCGCATTCTCGCGCGTTGCCCCAGAAGGCGGCCTGCTCCTCGGGGCCGGGCGGGCGATCTTGATGCAACTGGCCCATCCGCAAATTGGCGAAGCCATCGCCCAGCACTCCGACTTCGCCAGCAATCCCTTGAGCCGGCTCATGCACACGCTCGGCTACATCTATGCCTTGAGCAACGGCACCGCGGAACAACAGCGCACCATGATCGCCTACGTCAACGACGCGCATCGAAGCGTCCGCGGAACGCGCAATGAAGCAGAAGGAACCCCAGCCTATTCGGCGTTGGATCCGCGATTGCAATTATGGGTTGCCGCCACGCTTTTCGACTCGGCCCGTGTCATTGCCCGGCAGGTACTGGCTGGCGATGCCGCCCACGACGAAGAGCTCTACCAGCAGTACTTGTTGCTGGGCGAGGCCTTGCAGATGCCCAAGGATTTGTGGCCAGCTACGATCCAGGATTTCGACCTGTACCTGGAGCAGGCGCTGGCAGCTCTCAGCACCACCGGCCGGACCCGGCAACTTGCCGAAGACCTTTTTGCCGCGCGCAATGCGCCGTGGTGGATCCGCGCCTGCTTGCCCCTGATGCGGGATGTCACCATCGCCCAGCTGCCAGCGCTGGTGCGCGATCAATTCGGGTATGAACTAAGCAAGAAGGTCCATCGGCGCAACGCGGTGGCCATTGCCGCGGCCCGGATGGCGAGCCGGGTCCTGCCTACCGCTATCAGGCATCTTCCGATGAAGATCATGCTTCGCCACGTCGACCGGATGACCCCGGGCCAGCACTGA
- a CDS encoding GH32 C-terminal domain-containing protein, protein MPPCTARTKKSIALATAASLCLGVGLAGALPAAAAELGDEPYRPGIHFTPEKNWMNDPNGMVYYKGVYHLFFQHNPQGNVWGNMSWGHATSKDLVHWEQQPLAIAGDAEEDIFSGSVVVDTHNTSGLGTAKNPPLIAIYTSAYKEGAEYAGLQAQSLAYSLDDGQTWTKYKNNPVLNRNSANFRDPKVFWYSGDDGGGYWVMTAVEAADHKAVLYKSKNLKDWTKLSEFGPANATGGIWECPDLFPLAVDGDPENVKWVMVINMNPGGVSGGSAGQYFVGDFDGTTFTSETTKPAPTMPEGKLLAGFNDGTYNGWTVTNDPASGEGGPFGAKPAGGTIPGQQKVTGYQGAGLVNSFLGFDQPTGTMLSDPFTVEQDYLNFLVGGGKHPRVSDKRDNKAPAGELLFDGFEVPEGSDLSDYGWTGTGSLVPENLPFAGGGNMAIGSHIINTYEVGAGGDDQMGTASSPEFAITKKRIGMLIGGGHRRNDPSQKLEVQLLVNGAVVESLAGDNAGAMNWKSFDTEAYNGQNARIRVVDQATGGWGHLTLDHIVQTDEEVVPRSDETTVNLVVDHQTVRTITGSNSESLDFASWNVKEFAGKQAQIEIVDNNREGWGHILADEFTQSDTAAQSSLESYDWLDYGRDYYASVSFANMPQDQRIMLGWMNNWDYANDIPTSPWRSAMSLPRKVELTQTAQGPRLTQAPVEQVGKLGGKPQYMEHNKSISEGTRTLPQAASGSIARVDLVLDPGTAKTSGITVHGDATSSTVIGYDAESKKAYVDRRNSGNTGFHPGFASVEQMPVKLNSNGEVVLRVYLDRSSVEVFAQDGQRTLTDQVFPNQGADRLGVFAHGGTAKLKSLKVTELEPSMFTSATR, encoded by the coding sequence ATGCCTCCATGTACTGCGCGAACCAAAAAATCAATCGCCCTGGCCACGGCCGCCAGCTTGTGCTTGGGCGTAGGACTAGCTGGCGCCCTGCCAGCTGCTGCCGCCGAACTAGGCGACGAACCCTACCGCCCCGGCATCCACTTCACCCCGGAAAAGAACTGGATGAACGACCCCAACGGAATGGTCTATTACAAGGGCGTCTACCACCTGTTCTTCCAGCACAATCCCCAGGGCAACGTCTGGGGCAACATGTCATGGGGGCACGCCACGTCCAAGGACCTGGTGCATTGGGAACAGCAGCCGCTGGCCATTGCCGGCGATGCAGAAGAGGACATTTTCTCGGGCAGCGTTGTCGTGGACACGCACAACACCTCGGGACTCGGCACAGCCAAGAACCCGCCACTGATCGCCATATACACCAGCGCGTATAAGGAGGGTGCCGAATACGCCGGACTGCAAGCCCAATCCTTGGCCTACAGCCTGGATGACGGGCAGACCTGGACCAAATACAAGAACAACCCGGTGCTCAACCGCAACTCGGCAAACTTCCGGGACCCCAAGGTCTTCTGGTACTCCGGCGATGATGGTGGAGGCTACTGGGTCATGACCGCTGTGGAGGCAGCAGATCACAAGGCCGTGCTCTACAAGTCCAAGAACCTCAAGGACTGGACCAAGCTCAGCGAATTCGGACCGGCCAACGCCACCGGCGGCATTTGGGAATGCCCTGACCTGTTCCCGCTGGCGGTCGACGGCGACCCCGAGAACGTCAAATGGGTCATGGTCATCAACATGAACCCCGGAGGAGTCTCGGGCGGCTCCGCAGGACAGTACTTCGTTGGCGACTTCGACGGAACCACCTTCACCTCCGAAACAACCAAGCCAGCACCCACCATGCCGGAAGGCAAGCTGCTGGCTGGATTCAACGACGGAACGTACAACGGCTGGACCGTCACCAATGATCCGGCCAGCGGCGAAGGAGGACCGTTCGGTGCCAAGCCGGCAGGCGGCACGATTCCAGGGCAACAGAAAGTCACCGGCTACCAGGGCGCCGGGCTGGTCAACTCCTTCCTCGGCTTCGACCAGCCGACCGGCACCATGCTGTCGGACCCTTTCACCGTTGAACAGGATTATCTGAACTTCCTGGTCGGCGGCGGAAAACATCCCCGTGTCAGCGACAAGCGCGACAACAAGGCCCCGGCAGGCGAGCTGCTTTTTGACGGGTTTGAGGTTCCCGAAGGCTCCGACCTCTCGGACTATGGCTGGACCGGCACCGGTTCCCTGGTCCCCGAAAACCTGCCCTTCGCCGGTGGCGGCAATATGGCCATTGGAAGCCATATCATCAACACCTACGAAGTGGGAGCTGGCGGCGATGACCAAATGGGCACCGCCAGCTCGCCTGAATTCGCCATTACCAAGAAGCGCATCGGCATGCTCATTGGCGGCGGGCACCGGCGCAATGATCCAAGCCAGAAGCTTGAAGTCCAGCTTCTGGTCAATGGCGCCGTGGTCGAGTCCCTGGCAGGCGACAATGCAGGGGCCATGAACTGGAAGTCGTTTGATACCGAGGCGTATAACGGGCAGAACGCCCGGATTCGCGTCGTCGATCAAGCCACCGGCGGGTGGGGACACCTGACCTTGGACCACATCGTGCAGACCGACGAAGAAGTAGTGCCACGCTCGGATGAAACGACAGTCAACCTCGTGGTCGATCACCAGACGGTTCGCACGATTACCGGATCCAACAGCGAGAGCCTGGACTTCGCCTCATGGAACGTGAAGGAATTTGCCGGCAAGCAAGCCCAAATCGAGATAGTCGATAACAACCGCGAAGGATGGGGGCACATCCTGGCCGATGAGTTCACCCAGTCCGATACCGCTGCGCAATCTTCGCTGGAAAGCTATGACTGGCTGGACTACGGGCGCGATTACTACGCGTCGGTTTCCTTCGCCAACATGCCCCAGGACCAGCGGATCATGCTCGGATGGATGAACAACTGGGACTATGCCAACGACATTCCGACTTCTCCATGGCGCAGCGCCATGTCGCTGCCTCGAAAGGTGGAGTTGACCCAGACCGCGCAGGGGCCTCGCCTCACCCAGGCGCCGGTGGAACAGGTCGGCAAGCTGGGCGGCAAGCCACAGTACATGGAACACAACAAATCCATCAGCGAGGGAACCCGCACGCTGCCGCAGGCGGCCTCCGGCTCCATTGCACGGGTGGACCTGGTTCTCGACCCGGGCACCGCCAAGACCTCGGGCATTACGGTCCACGGCGATGCCACCAGCTCCACGGTGATCGGCTATGACGCCGAAAGCAAGAAGGCCTACGTTGACCGCCGCAACTCGGGCAATACCGGATTCCATCCCGGCTTCGCCTCGGTTGAGCAGATGCCAGTGAAGCTGAACAGCAATGGCGAGGTGGTACTGCGGGTCTATCTGGACCGTTCGTCGGTTGAGGTATTCGCCCAGGACGGCCAGCGCACGTTGACCGATCAGGTCTTCCCGAACCAGGGGGCTGACCGGCTTGGAGTCTTCGCCCATGGCGGCACCGCGAAGCTGAAGTCGCTGAAGGTCACCGAGCTCGAGCCATCGATGTTCACCTCGGCAACCCGGTAG
- a CDS encoding putative quinol monooxygenase, whose product MDQKTLYAEFTVKEGSEERVAEMMNDLAQKVREEPGNILFLPYVREERPREYFVFEIYADEQAFQEHITADYGAVFNAELAEHIESDASELTWLRPVE is encoded by the coding sequence GTGGACCAGAAGACCCTCTATGCAGAATTCACCGTCAAGGAAGGCAGTGAAGAACGCGTGGCAGAAATGATGAATGACCTCGCGCAAAAGGTGCGCGAAGAACCGGGGAACATCCTCTTCCTTCCCTATGTGCGCGAAGAGCGGCCTCGCGAATACTTCGTCTTCGAGATCTACGCCGATGAGCAAGCCTTCCAGGAGCACATCACCGCCGACTACGGAGCGGTCTTCAACGCCGAACTCGCTGAGCATATTGAGTCCGATGCCTCGGAGCTGACGTGGCTTCGCCCAGTTGAATAA
- a CDS encoding LacI family DNA-binding transcriptional regulator: MRHVAALAGVGIKTVSRVMNEEPGVSESTRQKVLLASKQLNYELDVTAGSLRRSSRRTQTVGLLLPSVSNPFSAEIHRAMEDALSLKGVAVFAASLDDEPEREESMVRAFLGRRVDGMVLTPIASNQAHVIPEHSRDLPVVFIDREPVGLKADAVVTDNAVGGAKAAQHLYEVGHRKIGYLGDRTDIQTARERRRGFIDALSELGISTASIPVRENLHDVESARLAAIEILTSENPPTALFSSQNLVTFGCMRALRELGLNHTVALVGFDDFTLSDMVDPGITVIAQHPEKIGALAAERLMARIEGDAQPPQTYIVETTMIIRGSGEIPPAA, encoded by the coding sequence ATGCGACATGTGGCAGCTTTGGCCGGCGTTGGCATTAAAACTGTTTCACGCGTCATGAACGAGGAACCTGGGGTCTCGGAGTCAACGAGGCAAAAAGTCCTGCTGGCCTCGAAGCAGCTGAATTATGAATTGGATGTCACAGCAGGAAGCCTGCGTCGCTCAAGCAGGCGGACCCAAACTGTGGGCTTGCTGCTTCCCAGCGTCTCCAACCCGTTCAGCGCCGAAATCCACCGGGCCATGGAAGATGCGCTGAGCCTCAAAGGCGTAGCGGTTTTCGCCGCCAGCCTGGACGATGAACCCGAGAGGGAAGAATCCATGGTCCGCGCGTTCCTCGGGCGCCGCGTTGACGGCATGGTGCTCACGCCAATTGCCAGTAACCAGGCCCATGTAATTCCGGAGCACTCCAGGGATTTGCCGGTGGTCTTCATTGACCGCGAACCGGTGGGGCTCAAGGCGGACGCGGTGGTCACGGACAATGCGGTCGGTGGCGCCAAAGCGGCTCAGCACCTGTACGAAGTTGGCCATCGGAAGATCGGCTATCTCGGTGACCGCACGGACATTCAAACCGCTCGCGAGCGCCGGCGGGGATTCATAGATGCGCTGAGCGAGCTCGGCATTTCGACCGCCAGCATTCCCGTCCGGGAAAACCTGCACGATGTCGAAAGCGCCAGGCTCGCCGCCATTGAAATCCTCACCTCGGAGAACCCGCCTACGGCCCTGTTCTCCAGCCAGAACCTCGTCACCTTCGGGTGCATGCGAGCCTTGCGCGAACTGGGACTGAACCACACGGTGGCCCTGGTGGGATTCGATGACTTCACGCTCTCGGACATGGTGGATCCCGGCATCACGGTGATTGCCCAGCATCCAGAGAAAATTGGCGCGCTGGCGGCCGAACGGCTCATGGCCAGGATCGAAGGCGATGCCCAGCCGCCCCAAACCTACATCGTTGAAACCACCATGATCATTCGCGGCTCCGGGGAAATCCCGCCCGCAGCCTAA
- a CDS encoding substrate-binding domain-containing protein, giving the protein MANFSTRRTRTTRMLAAGAVLGLAALSLSACSGDSSAGASGDGNVGVSLIVKTTTNPFFVSMQDGAKKAAETSGVDLKLAAGKSDGDEATQIQAIENAISDGDKGILITPNGPSVVDALKKARDAGLYVIAMDTPPDPADAADITFATDNFAAGEQIGQWTAEKLDGKKAVIGMVDLFDDKIVSVDYTRDQGFLTGMGIDTADDKVNGDEAKSGKYTGGKGGDYEIAGNQASQGAEDGGRTAMETLLAGNPDINVVYTINEPAAAGAYEALKAAGKEKDTLVVSIDGGCSGVSNVKQGIIDATAQQYPVKMAELGVEAITKLAETGEKPETTEGLDFFNTGSKLVTEEKMSGVDSIDAAEASKICWGK; this is encoded by the coding sequence ATGGCAAATTTCAGCACTCGTCGAACCCGCACCACCCGCATGCTGGCAGCAGGAGCAGTCTTGGGGCTCGCCGCCCTGTCGCTCTCGGCCTGCTCGGGCGATTCATCCGCAGGCGCATCGGGCGACGGCAATGTCGGTGTCTCGCTGATCGTGAAGACCACCACCAACCCGTTCTTCGTTTCCATGCAAGACGGTGCCAAGAAGGCAGCGGAGACCAGCGGTGTGGACCTGAAGCTGGCCGCCGGCAAATCCGATGGCGATGAAGCCACTCAAATCCAGGCCATCGAAAACGCCATCTCCGACGGCGACAAAGGCATTCTCATCACCCCCAACGGACCATCGGTGGTTGACGCACTGAAGAAGGCCCGCGATGCCGGCCTCTACGTCATCGCCATGGACACCCCTCCGGATCCTGCCGATGCCGCCGATATCACCTTCGCCACCGACAACTTTGCCGCCGGTGAGCAGATCGGCCAGTGGACCGCCGAAAAGCTGGACGGCAAAAAGGCCGTCATCGGCATGGTCGACCTTTTCGACGACAAGATCGTTTCCGTTGACTACACCCGTGACCAGGGATTCCTCACGGGCATGGGCATCGACACCGCTGATGACAAGGTCAATGGCGACGAAGCCAAGTCCGGCAAATACACCGGAGGCAAGGGCGGCGACTACGAAATCGCCGGCAACCAGGCTTCCCAGGGCGCCGAAGACGGCGGCCGCACCGCCATGGAAACCCTGCTGGCCGGCAACCCGGATATCAACGTCGTTTACACCATCAATGAGCCAGCTGCTGCCGGCGCCTACGAGGCCCTGAAAGCCGCCGGCAAGGAGAAGGATACCCTCGTGGTCTCCATCGATGGCGGCTGCTCAGGTGTCTCCAATGTGAAGCAGGGAATCATCGACGCAACCGCGCAGCAGTACCCGGTGAAGATGGCCGAGCTGGGCGTCGAAGCCATCACCAAGTTGGCCGAGACCGGCGAGAAGCCAGAGACCACCGAAGGCCTGGACTTCTTCAACACCGGCAGCAAGCTGGTGACCGAAGAAAAGATGAGCGGTGTGGATAGCATCGACGCGGCAGAAGCTTCAAAGATCTGCTGGGGCAAGTAG